The following proteins come from a genomic window of Xiphophorus couchianus chromosome 19, X_couchianus-1.0, whole genome shotgun sequence:
- the atxn3 gene encoding ataxin-3 isoform X2, translating into MFDRKLNMDSIFHEKQEGSLCAQHCLNNLLQGEYFTPVDLSSIAHQLDEEERMRMAEGGMASEEYRTFLQQPSGNMDDSGFFSIQVISNALRVWGLELILFNSPEYQRLMINPINEKAFICNYKEHWFTIRKLGQQWFNLNSLLTGPELISDTYLALFLAQLQQEGYSIFVIRGNLPECEAEQILGIMRVHQQQRPRLIGEDEAQTSMGRTSASQTQTDVGFVVEDEDEELKRALALSRQDMDVEDEEADVRRAIQLSMQGAVMSNSSSECEVLGVKSSSTEEGQKVQSETLTAEELRKRRQAYFERQQQQAQPNIPQQPDTNPGSANTGSEEDQQQESSQ; encoded by the exons ATGTTTGACAGAAAGCTGAATATGGATTCCATATTTCATGAGAAA caagAGGGCTCCCTGTGTGCCCAGCACTGCCTGAACAATCTCCTGCAGGGGGAGTACTTCACCCCCGTGGATCTGTCCTCCATTGCTCACCAGCTGGATGAAGAGGAGAGGATGAGGATGGCCGAGGGCGGCATGGCCAGTGAGGAGTACCGGACGTTTTTACAG CAACCCTCAGGGAACATGGATGACAGTGGATTCTTCTCGATACAA GTTATTAGCAACGCTCTGCGGGTGTGGGGCTTGGAGCTGATCCTTTTTAACAGTCCAGAGTACCAGAGGCTGATGATAAACCCAAT aaatgaaaaagctTTCATTTGCAACTATAAGGAGCACTGGTTTACAATACGCAAACTGGGACAGCAG TGGTTCAACCTGAATTCACTCCTGACTGGACCGGAGTTGATATCGGACACGTATTTAGCCCTTTTCCTCGCACAGCTGCAACAGGAAG GTTATTCCATATTTGTAATCCGGGGAAATCTACCAGAGTGCGAGGCGGAGCAGATCCTGGGCATCATGCGGGtccaccagcagcagcggcCCAGACTCATCGGGGAAGACGAGGCCCAGACCAGCATGGG CAGGACGTCGGCCTCTCAGACGCAGACGGACGTGGGTTTTGTTGTGGAGGACGAGGATGAGGAGCTGAAGAGAGCTCTGGCGCTCAGCAGGCAGGACATGGATGTGGAAGACGAAGAGGCCGACGTTCGGAGAGCCATTCAGCTCAGCATGCAGG GAGCCGTGATGAGCAACTCGTCTTCGGAGTGCGAGGTTTTAGGTGTGAAATCCAGCAGCACTGAAGAAGGACAAAAAGTCCAGAGCGAGACGCTGACAGCGGAggagctgaggaagaggagacagGCCTACTTTGAACG GCAGCAGCAACAAGCTCAGCCAAACATTCCCCAACAGCCAGACACAAATCCAG GATCAGCAAACACCGGCTCAGAGGAAGACCAACAGCAAGAGTCCAGCCAGTGA
- the atxn3 gene encoding ataxin-3 isoform X3, protein MFDRKLNMDSIFHEKQEGSLCAQHCLNNLLQGEYFTPVDLSSIAHQLDEEERMRMAEGGMASEEYRTFLQQPSGNMDDSGFFSIQVISNALRVWGLELILFNSPEYQRLMINPINEKAFICNYKEHWFTIRKLGQQWFNLNSLLTGPELISDTYLALFLAQLQQEGYSIFVIRGNLPECEAEQILGIMRVHQQQRPRLIGEDEAQTSMGTSASQTQTDVGFVVEDEDEELKRALALSRQDMDVEDEEADVRRAIQLSMQGAVMSNSSSECEVLGVKSSSTEEGQKVQSETLTAEELRKRRQAYFERQQQQAQPNIPQQPDTNPGSANTGSEEDQQQESSQ, encoded by the exons ATGTTTGACAGAAAGCTGAATATGGATTCCATATTTCATGAGAAA caagAGGGCTCCCTGTGTGCCCAGCACTGCCTGAACAATCTCCTGCAGGGGGAGTACTTCACCCCCGTGGATCTGTCCTCCATTGCTCACCAGCTGGATGAAGAGGAGAGGATGAGGATGGCCGAGGGCGGCATGGCCAGTGAGGAGTACCGGACGTTTTTACAG CAACCCTCAGGGAACATGGATGACAGTGGATTCTTCTCGATACAA GTTATTAGCAACGCTCTGCGGGTGTGGGGCTTGGAGCTGATCCTTTTTAACAGTCCAGAGTACCAGAGGCTGATGATAAACCCAAT aaatgaaaaagctTTCATTTGCAACTATAAGGAGCACTGGTTTACAATACGCAAACTGGGACAGCAG TGGTTCAACCTGAATTCACTCCTGACTGGACCGGAGTTGATATCGGACACGTATTTAGCCCTTTTCCTCGCACAGCTGCAACAGGAAG GTTATTCCATATTTGTAATCCGGGGAAATCTACCAGAGTGCGAGGCGGAGCAGATCCTGGGCATCATGCGGGtccaccagcagcagcggcCCAGACTCATCGGGGAAGACGAGGCCCAGACCAGCATGGG GACGTCGGCCTCTCAGACGCAGACGGACGTGGGTTTTGTTGTGGAGGACGAGGATGAGGAGCTGAAGAGAGCTCTGGCGCTCAGCAGGCAGGACATGGATGTGGAAGACGAAGAGGCCGACGTTCGGAGAGCCATTCAGCTCAGCATGCAGG GAGCCGTGATGAGCAACTCGTCTTCGGAGTGCGAGGTTTTAGGTGTGAAATCCAGCAGCACTGAAGAAGGACAAAAAGTCCAGAGCGAGACGCTGACAGCGGAggagctgaggaagaggagacagGCCTACTTTGAACG GCAGCAGCAACAAGCTCAGCCAAACATTCCCCAACAGCCAGACACAAATCCAG GATCAGCAAACACCGGCTCAGAGGAAGACCAACAGCAAGAGTCCAGCCAGTGA
- the atxn3 gene encoding ataxin-3 isoform X1, translating to MFDRKLNMDSIFHEKQEGSLCAQHCLNNLLQGEYFTPVDLSSIAHQLDEEERMRMAEGGMASEEYRTFLQQPSGNMDDSGFFSIQVISNALRVWGLELILFNSPEYQRLMINPINEKAFICNYKEHWFTIRKLGQQWFNLNSLLTGPELISDTYLALFLAQLQQEGYSIFVIRGNLPECEAEQILGIMRVHQQQRPRLIGEDEAQTSMGYVSAARRRPDPKEQLTPVFTASRTSASQTQTDVGFVVEDEDEELKRALALSRQDMDVEDEEADVRRAIQLSMQGAVMSNSSSECEVLGVKSSSTEEGQKVQSETLTAEELRKRRQAYFERQQQQAQPNIPQQPDTNPGSANTGSEEDQQQESSQ from the exons ATGTTTGACAGAAAGCTGAATATGGATTCCATATTTCATGAGAAA caagAGGGCTCCCTGTGTGCCCAGCACTGCCTGAACAATCTCCTGCAGGGGGAGTACTTCACCCCCGTGGATCTGTCCTCCATTGCTCACCAGCTGGATGAAGAGGAGAGGATGAGGATGGCCGAGGGCGGCATGGCCAGTGAGGAGTACCGGACGTTTTTACAG CAACCCTCAGGGAACATGGATGACAGTGGATTCTTCTCGATACAA GTTATTAGCAACGCTCTGCGGGTGTGGGGCTTGGAGCTGATCCTTTTTAACAGTCCAGAGTACCAGAGGCTGATGATAAACCCAAT aaatgaaaaagctTTCATTTGCAACTATAAGGAGCACTGGTTTACAATACGCAAACTGGGACAGCAG TGGTTCAACCTGAATTCACTCCTGACTGGACCGGAGTTGATATCGGACACGTATTTAGCCCTTTTCCTCGCACAGCTGCAACAGGAAG GTTATTCCATATTTGTAATCCGGGGAAATCTACCAGAGTGCGAGGCGGAGCAGATCCTGGGCATCATGCGGGtccaccagcagcagcggcCCAGACTCATCGGGGAAGACGAGGCCCAGACCAGCATGGGGTACGTCTCCGCAGCACGCCGGCGTCCCGACCCAAAAGAACAGCTAACTCCGGTGTTTACTGCCAGCAGGACGTCGGCCTCTCAGACGCAGACGGACGTGGGTTTTGTTGTGGAGGACGAGGATGAGGAGCTGAAGAGAGCTCTGGCGCTCAGCAGGCAGGACATGGATGTGGAAGACGAAGAGGCCGACGTTCGGAGAGCCATTCAGCTCAGCATGCAGG GAGCCGTGATGAGCAACTCGTCTTCGGAGTGCGAGGTTTTAGGTGTGAAATCCAGCAGCACTGAAGAAGGACAAAAAGTCCAGAGCGAGACGCTGACAGCGGAggagctgaggaagaggagacagGCCTACTTTGAACG GCAGCAGCAACAAGCTCAGCCAAACATTCCCCAACAGCCAGACACAAATCCAG GATCAGCAAACACCGGCTCAGAGGAAGACCAACAGCAAGAGTCCAGCCAGTGA
- the serpina10b gene encoding protein Z-dependent protease inhibitor translates to MGTHKLEMPFIFLLTCLCYLAPVHQAAPPNITISDLSYKNMDFAMNLYRKISSHHDNNIFFSPLSISTSFAALLMASGGVTHQEILRVLNLEQLESAAQPQLIPRLFQLLQENIAQNGSLKLDQNMALFVRQQVEVRNVFEDNLRTFFHADVKSVDFADTKGSVGYVNEYIRQKTQDKITKMISSLDETTQLLLINSIFFRGAWQSPFNSDLTRDAPFYIDNYNILQVPMMVKEDKFYTAEDIPLGARLLKLPYQEGVSMLILLPNKGIDYTVIDDEISAEKFLSWVKDLRKTRLEVNMPKFKMAEEYSLQHLLPDMGMTNLFGSSANLTHLSLEPGLKISEVLHKAVVEVDETGTTAAASTTIGIIPYSLPRMFVINRPFFFFIYHEVTNCLLFMGRVINPSSN, encoded by the exons ATGGGAACCCACAAACTGGAAATGCCGTTTATTTTCTTGCTAACCTGCTTGTGCTACCTGGCTCCAGTCCATCAAGCAGCGCCTCCAAACATCACCATCTCCGATCTTTCCTACAAGAACATGGACTTCGCCATGaacctttacagaaaaatatccaGCCACCACGACAACAAcatcttcttctctcctctgaGCATCTCCACCAGTTTCGCCGCCCTGCTGATGGCGTCTGGCGGCGTGACGCACCAGGAGATCCTCAGGGTGCTGAACTTGGAGCAGTTGGAGTCGGCCGCCCAGCCGCAGCTCATCCCGAGGCTTTTCCAGCTCCTTCAGGAGAACATCGCGCAGAACGGCTCTCTGAAACTGGACCAAAACATGGCGCTTTTTGTCCGTCAGCAGGTGGAGGTCCGGAATGTGTTTGAGGACAATTTAAGGACGTTTTTCCACGCCGACGTTAAAAGCGTGGACTTTGCGGACACGAAAGGGAGCGTCGGTTACGTAAACGAATACATCAGGCAGAAGACGCAGgataaaattaccaaaatgattTCCTCACTTGATGAAACGActcagctgctgctgatcaACAGCATTTTCTTCCGAG GTGCCTGGCAGTCGCCTTTTAACTCCGATTTGACCAGAGACGCTCCCTTTTACATCGATAATTACAATATACTGCAAGTTCCCATGATGGTTAAAGAGGACAAGTTCTACACTGCGGAGGATATTCCCCTGGGAGCCAGACTGCTGAAGCTGCCATACCAGGAAGGCGTCTCCATGCTTATCCTGCTGCCAAACAAGGGTATCGATTACACTGTGATTGATGATGAGATCAGTGCCGAGAAGTTCCTGAGCTGGGTCAAAGACCTCCGCAAAAC GAGACTGGAAGTCAACATGCCAAAATTCAAGATGGCGGAGGAATATTCCCTCCAGCATCTTCTTCCAGATATGGGCATGACTAACCTGTTCGGTAGTTCAGCGAACCTTACACACCTCAGCTTGGAACCAGGCCTCAAAATCTCAGAG GTGCTGCACAAAGCTGTGGTTGAGGTGGACGAGACGGGAACGACCGCGGCGGCTAGCACCACAATCGGCATCATTCCCTACTCTCTGCCCAGGATGTTCGTCATCAACAGGccgttcttcttcttcatatACCACGAAGTCACTAACTGCCTCTTGTTCATGGGGAGAGTTATTAACCCCTCCAGCAACTAG
- the LOC114133944 gene encoding A-kinase anchor protein 9-like: MSYHTPRYQSGMMGPNARRGVQQNPQARFPPAHPNALHPQARFPPAHPNALPGEIQRLSSLLEMESAGRFEDNQKLAHLEAELEETKLQLKRQKGLKEMFINQAKEAKRELERVQKFSDPAVLNAAVIASKVHNDVKYKKKKPLQQDFVELKVAHILSQEAFVAEIQAEREKSQALQKELEELQTSHEELQSKYEADVARLRQEAETQKCYEVRLSEELDQVRVSYEELKSRYETDIMELQSTQAELEKVNTLYQELHCQYETDVTSLKQQAEKYQQETSCLKNDMQTAVEDLLLPDTMRAETEFFQPKPITVFQEKEEDLQSQVDLGKVLSQEVSSEEELSGETLSGCSSDPESTEETEISGETILEDLENPDIEAMQDGKKKKSKFSIWKKIQKTLRLKKPKKPQKSEEPQNQEHV, translated from the coding sequence ATGTCTTATCATACGCCGAGATACCAAAGTGGAATGATGGGACCAAACGCAAGAAGGGGAGTCCAGCAAAACCCCCAAGCCAGGTTCCCTCCTGCACACCCGAATGCCTTACACCCCCAAGCCAGGTTCCCTCCTGCACATCCGAATGCCTTACCCGGGGAAATCCAAAGACTCAGCTCCCTTCTGGAAATGGAGAGCGCCGGAAGATTTGAAGACAACCAGAAACTGGCCCACCTGGAGGCAGAACTGGAAGAGACGAAACTCCAGTTAAAAAGGCAGAAAGGtctcaaagaaatgtttatcaACCAGGCCAAAGAAGCAAAGAGGGAACTTGAGAGAGTACAGAAGTTCAGTGACCCAGCAGTCCTTAATGCTGCGGTCATTGCTTCCAAGGTTCACAATGATGTGAAatacaagaagaagaagccctTGCAGCAGGACTTTGTGGAATTGAAGGTGGCCCACATTCTTAGTCAGGAAGCATTTGTAGCTGAAATACAGgcggagagagagaaaagtcaGGCCCTCCAAAAAGAACTGGAAGAACTCCAGACTTCCCACGAGGAATTGCAATCCAAGTATGAAGCAGACGTTGCTCGGCTGAGGCAGGAGGCCGAGACACAAAAGTGTTATGAAGTGAGGCTTAGTGAGGAACTTGATCAAGTTCGTGTTTCATACGAGGAGTTAAAAAGTAGGTATGAAACAGACATTATGGAATTACAGAGTACCCAGGCTGAGTTGGAGAAAGTTAACACTTTGTACCAGGAACTACATTGTCAGTATGAAACAGATGTCACTTCTCTCAAACAACAAGCAGAGAAATACCAGCAAGAGACaagttgtttgaaaaatgaTATGCAAACAGCAGTAGAGGATCTACTGCTGCCTGACACTATGAGGGCTGAGACAGAATTTTTCCAACCAAAACCCATCACAGTTTTccaagagaaggaggaagactTGCAGAGCCAGGTCGACCTGGGTAAAGTTTTAAGCCAAGAGGTTTCTTCGGAGGAGGAACTCTCTGGAGAAACCTTATCAGGTTGCTCCTCGGATCCGGAATCCACGGAAGAGACTGAGATCTCTGGAGAAACCATCCTGGAAGATTTGGAAAATCCAGATATTGAAGCCATGCaggatggtaaaaaaaagaaatctaaattttcgatttggaaaaaaatacaaaaaactctGCGATTGAAGaagccaaaaaaaccccaaaagagTGAAGAACCCCAAAATCAAGAACATGTCTAA
- the ddx24 gene encoding ATP-dependent RNA helicase DDX24, producing the protein MKPKKGKTGGKRSSSVKLSFDMKGKWKPVELDPHLFAEEGMKDLVCFEELTSYRLVDNEKAVKQLRKENNRAKKREAEQAGDEPVKKKKKKKRQKVAENDPERAGCGTDEEVKQEGESSSQEDGESQKETAAVSEHVQSSNTEKKKKKKQKKKKSTQQTEQTAVKENQEAIKPPEVEKPRLDQRKPPKKQPKNWTNAALSGSEEKNSDVSAWKDLFVPSAVLKALSSLGFTSPTPIQALALPPAIRDRMDILGAAETGSGKTLAFGIPMIHTILEWKDGSEIMSEPGDTDEPKAGEQQEDGMEASGEDEDIEVDQTLGSDEDEQDSEGEDQDKQLGCVRVIDNAEFDFKENVPEGRNRPLLGLVLTPTRELAVQVKHHIDAVAKYTDIQTVIVVGGMAQQKQRRMLKRRPEIIIATPGRLWDLINEGHPHLLNLRQLKCLVIDEADRMVERGHFAELENLLEMLNTTHFNPTRQTFVFSATLTMVHGLPSRVLQKKKRRQLDNRSKLEILMEKVGIKSKPKVLDLTRKEATVETLTETQIHCQKDEKDFYLYYFLLQYPGRTMVFANSIDCIKRLSALLVILDCNPLPLHANMHQKHRLKNLERFAEKQNCVLLTTDVAARGLDIPDVQHVIHYQVPRTSETYVHRSGRTARATKEGLSLLLIGPDDVMNFKKISKTLGKDEELPTFPVENKCMKAIKERVNLARKIEKIEYYNNREKQHDSWFKQAAEALEVDLDDDLLIGGATDQETDMEQKKMVKQMKKNLKHLISQPIFKNLVKTKYPTKMGKLALANMPVAGMESALTRISGQKKLKRYFPQQQKEQKQRKRMKMQE; encoded by the exons atgaagcCGAAGAAGGGGAAAACTGGGGGGAAGCGGAGCTCCTCGGTCAAATTAAGCTTTGATATGAAGGGCAAATGGAAACCTGTGGAGCTAGATCCGCATTTGTTCGCAGAGGAAGGCATGAAGGATCTGGTGTGCTTCGAAGAGCTGACCTCCTACCGTTTGGTAGACAACGAGAAGGCAGTGAAACAGCtgagaaaggaaaataatcGAGCGAAGAAGAGAGAAGCCGAGCAGGCTGGAGATGAACCtgtcaaaaagaagaagaagaagaaacgtcAGAAAGTTGCTGAAAATGATCCAGAGAGGGCTGGTTGTGGTACCGATGAGGAGGTGAAGCAGGAAGGAGAGTCTTCCAGTCAGGAGGATGGAGAGAGTCAGAAAGAAACAGCTGCTGTCTCTGAACATGTTCAATCCAGTAACacggaaaagaagaagaaaaagaagcagaagaagaagaaatcaacACAGCAAACAGAACAGACTGCAGTCAAAGAGAACCAAGAAGCCATCAAACCTCCAGAAGTAGAAAAGCCCCGTCTGGATCAGAGAAAACCTCCCAAAAAGCAGCCAAAGAACTGGACCAACGCGGCGCTTTCTGGTTCCGAGGAGAAAAACTCTGATGTGAGTGCTTGGAAGGATCTGTTTGTCCCCTCTGCAGTGCTGAAGGCTTTAAGCAGCCTGGGATTCACGTCACCCACTCCCATTCAAGCCCTGGCTCTGCCTCCAGCTATCCGAGACCGCATGGACATCCTGGGGGCGGCTGAGACCG GAAGTGGTAAGACGTTAGCCTTCGGTATTCCCATGATCCACACCATCCTGGAGTGGAAGGATGGTTCGGAGATAATGTCCGAACCGGGAGACACAGATGAGCCCAAAGCgggagagcagcaggaggacGGCATGGAGGCTTCAGGGGAAGATGAGGACATCGAAGTGGATCAAACTCTTGGTTCTGATGAAGACGAGCAGGACTCTGAGGGTGAAGATCAGGACAAACAGCTGGGGTGTGTTCGAGTGATTGACAATGCAGAGTTTGACTTCAAGGAAAACGTACCCGAGGGGCGGAACCGGCCTCTCCTCGGACTGGTTCTTACTCCGACCAGGGAGCTGGCGGTCCAGGTCAAACACCACATCGATGCTGTCGCAAAATACACGG ACATCCAAACGGTCATAGTGGTGGGTGGCATGGCGCAGCAGAAACAACGGCGGATGTTGAAGCGCAGACCGGAGATTATCATCGCCACTCCGGGACGTTTGTGGGACTTGATCAATGAGGGGCATCCTCATCTGCTCAACCTCAGACAGCTGAA GTGTTTGGTCATTGACGAAGCTGACCGCATGGTAGAGAGAGGTCACTTCGCAGAGCTGGAGAACCTCCTGGAGATGCTCAACACCACACACTTCAACCCCACCAGACAGACATTCGTGTTCTCTGCCACTCTGACGATGGTTCACGGCTTGCCCAGCCGTGtcctgcagaagaagaagaggaggcaGCTGGACAACCGGAGCAAACTGGAAATCCTGATGGAGAAGGTGGGGATTAAGTCCAAACCGAAAGTCCTCGACCTCACCAGGAAGGAGGCGACCGTGGAGACCCTGACTGAAACGCAAATCCATTGTCAGAAGGATGAGAAGGACTTCTACCTGTACTACTTCCTGCTTCAGTATCCCGGTCGCACAATGGTATTCGCTAACAGCATCGACTGCATCAAGAGGCTCAGTGCTCTTCTGGTCATTTTGGACTGCAACCCTCTCCCTCTGCATGCCAACATGCACCAGAAACATCGCCTCAAAAACCTGGAGCGCTTTGCCGAAAAACAGAA TTGTGTCCTTCTTACGACTGACGTGGCGGCGCGAGGCCTCGACATCCCCGATGTTCAGCATGTTATTCACTACCAG GTTCCTCGAACATCAGAGACGTATGTCCATCGGAGCGGCCGCACAGCAAGAGCCACCAAGGAGGGGCTCAGCTTGCTGCTCATCGGTCCAGACGATGTGATGAACTTCAAAAAGATTTCCAAAACTCTGGGAAAGGACGAGGAGCTCCCCACATTCCCCgtggaaaacaaatgcatgaagGCCATCAAG GAGCGCGTGAACCTCGCCAGGAAGATAGAAAAGATCGAATACTACAACAACAGAGAGAAGCAGCATGACTCGTGGTTCAAGCAGGCAGCAGAGGCCCTGGAGGTCGACCTCGACGATGACCTCCTGATCG GTGGCGCTACAGACCAGGAAACAGACAtggagcagaagaagatggTTAAGCAGATGAAGAAGAATTTAAAACATCTGATCTCTCAACCAATTTTTAAGAACTTGGTAAAAACAAAGTACCCGACTAAAATGGGGAAGCTGGCCCTGGCGAACATGCCTGTTGCAGGGATGGAAAGCGCCCTGACCAGGATTTCTGGACAGAAGAAGCTGAAAAGATATTTCCCACAACAGCAGAAAGAACAAAAGCAAAGGAAAAGGATGAAGATGCAGGAATaa